The following are encoded together in the Dyella terrae genome:
- a CDS encoding SET domain-containing protein, with product MTRRIVARRSPIHGNGVFAVTPIKKGEEIIEYKGTLTTHDEADVMYGDGGETGHTFLFTLNDEYLIDANRKGNTARWINHSCDPNCQAVIEESANGNPRKDRVLIEAIRNIKPGEELTYDYGITLDMPHTARLKKLWKCLCGSKNCTGTLLKAKR from the coding sequence ATGACCCGACGTATCGTTGCCCGCCGTTCCCCCATCCATGGCAATGGCGTGTTCGCCGTTACCCCGATCAAGAAGGGTGAGGAAATCATCGAGTACAAGGGCACGCTGACGACCCATGACGAAGCGGACGTCATGTATGGCGATGGCGGCGAGACGGGGCATACGTTTCTGTTCACGCTCAACGACGAGTACTTGATCGACGCCAACCGCAAGGGCAACACGGCGCGCTGGATCAACCACAGCTGCGATCCGAACTGCCAGGCGGTGATCGAAGAAAGCGCCAATGGCAATCCGCGCAAAGATCGCGTGCTGATCGAAGCCATCCGCAACATCAAGCCCGGCGAAGAGCTGACCTACGACTACGGCATCACGCTGGACATGCCGCACACCGCGCGCCTGAAAAAGCTGTGGAAGTGCCTGTGCGGGTCGAAGAACTGCACAGGCACGTTGTTGAAGGCGAAGCGCTGA
- a CDS encoding GNAT family N-acetyltransferase: MSDATYMIRLAEDDDDFILSLVPRFVDFTLPPWRRRHECIEGIRNELRRHLDEQPANSFLFVAEDDDGEPVGFVHLQKTQDYFTGRSNCHISDLAVAQAYEGRGVGRALLDHTESWAREHRCQLVTLAVFPGNERARAVYESAGYAADLLRLAKPVR; encoded by the coding sequence ATGAGCGATGCCACGTACATGATTCGTCTGGCCGAGGACGACGACGACTTCATTCTCAGCCTGGTGCCCCGCTTCGTGGATTTCACCCTGCCGCCGTGGCGACGACGCCACGAGTGCATCGAAGGCATTCGCAACGAGCTCCGCCGCCATCTGGACGAACAACCGGCGAACAGCTTTCTGTTCGTGGCCGAGGATGATGATGGCGAGCCGGTCGGCTTCGTCCATCTGCAAAAGACGCAGGACTACTTCACCGGCCGCAGCAACTGCCATATCTCGGATCTTGCCGTCGCCCAAGCTTACGAAGGGCGCGGCGTAGGTCGGGCGCTGCTCGATCACACGGAAAGCTGGGCGCGCGAACATCGCTGCCAGTTGGTAACGCTGGCCGTGTTTCCAGGTAACGAACGCGCACGGGCCGTCTACGAAAGCGCGGGCTACGCCGCGGACCTGTTGCGACTGGCCAAGCCTGTACGTTGA
- a CDS encoding acyl-CoA dehydrogenase C-terminal domain-containing protein — MTIYKAPLDDQRFALFDVLGAEAVLTKLQGGDGHTRDLLDAVLEEAGRLSEAVLAPFNASGDEEGCHFDKDTHAVTTPKGFKEAFKAFAEGGWTGLTQPEHFGGQALPNLMGTATTEIFQSGNLSWSLYPLLSEGACHAMELHGTEEQQNTYLKPIVEGRWTGTMCLTEPQAGSDLGLLKTRAEPGENGSYKITGTKIFISAGEHDLAENIIHLVLARLPDAPAGSRGISMFIVPKFKVNADGSLGARNAVAAGAIEHKMGLKGSATCVMNFDAAEGYLIGAPHKGLAAMFTMMNAARLGVGVQGLALSERALQNSLNYARERLQGRSLSGPKFPEKPADNLLVQPDVRRMLLTQRAFVEGSRTLLFYTALQTDVEARGADEAARKQASDLVAFLIPIAKGVVTELAQECTKEALQVYGGHGYIGENGVEQFVRDARIITLYEGTTGIQAADLLGRKILQLQGVGFKVFLQEIQAFCQQHAQDAAMASLIAPLAKQTKEWADLTLALAQRVLANPEELGAAAMDYLYYSGYVTLAYMWARNVAALANSSQQEAFKQAKRDTAKFYFARILPRSLTHKAAIEAGVDTLPAIA; from the coding sequence ATGACGATCTACAAGGCTCCCCTCGACGACCAGCGTTTTGCCCTCTTCGACGTGCTGGGCGCAGAAGCCGTGCTCACCAAGCTGCAGGGTGGCGATGGCCACACTCGTGACCTGCTGGACGCCGTGCTGGAGGAAGCCGGTCGCCTGAGCGAAGCAGTGCTGGCACCGTTCAACGCCAGCGGCGACGAGGAAGGCTGCCATTTCGACAAGGACACCCACGCGGTGACTACGCCGAAGGGTTTCAAGGAAGCCTTCAAGGCGTTTGCGGAAGGCGGCTGGACCGGCCTGACCCAGCCTGAGCACTTCGGCGGCCAGGCGCTGCCGAACCTGATGGGTACGGCGACCACCGAGATTTTCCAGTCCGGCAACCTGTCGTGGAGCCTGTACCCGCTGCTGTCCGAAGGCGCTTGCCACGCGATGGAGCTGCACGGCACCGAGGAGCAGCAGAACACCTACCTCAAGCCGATCGTCGAAGGCCGCTGGACGGGCACCATGTGCCTGACCGAGCCGCAGGCCGGCTCGGACCTCGGCCTGCTGAAGACCCGCGCCGAACCCGGTGAGAATGGCAGCTACAAGATCACCGGCACCAAGATCTTCATCAGCGCCGGCGAGCATGACCTGGCCGAAAACATCATCCATCTCGTGCTGGCTCGCCTGCCCGATGCGCCGGCCGGTAGCCGTGGCATCTCCATGTTCATCGTGCCGAAGTTCAAGGTGAACGCCGACGGCTCGCTGGGCGCGCGCAACGCGGTCGCGGCCGGCGCCATCGAGCACAAGATGGGCCTGAAGGGCTCGGCTACCTGCGTGATGAACTTCGACGCCGCCGAGGGCTACCTGATCGGCGCGCCGCACAAGGGCCTGGCCGCCATGTTCACCATGATGAATGCCGCGCGCCTGGGCGTGGGCGTGCAGGGTCTGGCGCTGTCCGAGCGCGCGCTGCAGAACAGCCTGAACTATGCGCGCGAGCGCCTGCAGGGTCGTTCGCTGTCGGGCCCGAAATTCCCGGAGAAGCCAGCCGACAATCTGCTGGTGCAGCCGGACGTGCGCCGCATGCTGCTCACTCAGCGCGCCTTTGTCGAAGGCTCGCGCACGCTGCTGTTCTACACCGCGCTGCAGACCGACGTGGAAGCGCGCGGTGCCGATGAAGCAGCCCGCAAGCAGGCCAGCGATCTGGTCGCGTTCCTGATCCCGATCGCCAAGGGCGTGGTCACCGAACTGGCGCAGGAATGCACCAAGGAAGCGCTGCAGGTGTACGGCGGCCACGGCTACATCGGTGAGAACGGCGTGGAACAGTTCGTGCGCGACGCCCGCATCATCACGCTGTACGAAGGCACCACCGGCATCCAGGCCGCCGATCTGCTGGGCCGCAAGATCCTCCAGTTGCAGGGCGTTGGCTTCAAGGTGTTTCTGCAGGAAATCCAGGCCTTCTGCCAGCAGCACGCGCAGGACGCTGCCATGGCCAGCCTGATCGCTCCGCTCGCCAAGCAGACCAAGGAATGGGCGGACCTCACCCTGGCCCTGGCCCAGCGCGTACTGGCCAACCCGGAAGAGCTGGGCGCCGCCGCGATGGACTACCTGTACTACTCCGGTTACGTCACCCTCGCCTACATGTGGGCCCGCAACGTGGCCGCGCTGGCCAACAGCAGCCAGCAGGAAGCGTTCAAGCAGGCCAAGCGCGACACGGCAAAGTTCTACTTCGCCCGCATCCTGCCGCGCAGCCTGACCCACAAGGCCGCCATTGAGGCCGGCGTGGATACCCTCCCCGCCATTGCGTGA